The following coding sequences are from one Rhineura floridana isolate rRhiFlo1 chromosome 2, rRhiFlo1.hap2, whole genome shotgun sequence window:
- the LOC133376105 gene encoding SUN domain-containing protein 3-like has translation MESNQIQKEDFALKSAGASIVKFSKSYDTGARVCMLGFCWDYSRSPDVILERDNAPGNCWAMHGSQGFVVIKLSQAICPVAVTLDHISKTISHTEEITSAPKNFSVYGFKDDFEKEEGSFLGSFVYRIDGFPMQTFKLEGTHSDKVKYLLLKILSNWDHPNYTCIYGFHVYGEQMY, from the exons ATGGAAAGCAATCAAATTCAGAAGGAGGACTTTGCTCTGAAGTCTGCAG GTGCCTCGATTGTGAAATTCAGCAAAAGTTATGATACGGGAGCACGGGTTTGCATGTTAGGGTTCTGCTGGGATTATTCACGGTCACCGGATGTGATTCTAGAG CGGGATAATGCCCCTGGAAATTGCTGGGCCATGCATGGATCTCAAGGCTTTGTAGTCATCAAGTTGTCCCAAGCCATCTGCCCAGTTGCTGTGACCTTGGATCATATTTCAAAGACAATTTCTCACACAGAAGAGATAACCAGTGCTCCAAAGAACTTCTCTGTCTAT GGATTCAAAGATGattttgaaaaagaggaaggaagctTTTTAGGGTCATTTGTCTATAGAATTGATGGTTTCCCTATGCAAACTTTCAAGCTGGAG GGTACACATTCAGATAAAGTTAAATACCTGCTCTTGAAGATTTTGAGTAACTGGGATCATCCAAACTACACATGCATCTATGGATTTCATGTGTATGGAGAACAAATGTATTGA